Sequence from the Parvicella tangerina genome:
CTATTACTATTAACGATATTCATTTATGCTGGAGGTAAAAAACTATTTCATGCCATTGGAGCTAGCTTCACGAGTATGTCTTTAGTTTTCCTTTACATCGGGGTTTTTGCTCCCCTGTTACAAATTCATGCCTATGATGAAGACCTTAAAGTTCCTATTGTCATCAAGTTTGATGAAATGGCTGCCTGGGCGGATAAAAAAATTAACGACAGTGCAAATTGGTTAGAGGATCTATCCAGTGACTATCTGGGCTATGACTTTGATATCCCTGAATATAATGCCCTAAGTTTCTTGATTGATGGCTACCAATACGATCACTCCGTTGTATTTGAGGGTCGGACCTACTATTATTTCCAGAGTAAATCTATAGACTCTATTATTCGTTTACTGTACAAAGACAACAACCGCTTAATCGCCAATATTATTCTTGCTTTTTCGGTAATTATTCCCTTATTCAAATTGCTCTTCACCATTCTTCTTTTGTATTGGGAAAAGGCCCGAAAGAACAAAACGATTACCATCATCTTGACCTTAATAGGAAAGTGGAGCATGGCAGACGTGTTCGTTACGGGAGTATTTGTAGCCTATTTCTCCTTTCACTCCATGCACATGGGACAAATAGAAACTGAAAGTAGTGTCTTACTCGGGTTCTACTTTTTTCTAAGCTATGCGATCATTAGCATTTTAGCGTCTATCATGCTATGGATAGCTGCTGGTAAAGAAATGCAACTAAAACTCTACGAAGCTGTTTAACTTGATTAATTGCATAGTAACTACCCTACTTGTATCGCTGCAGCTGGGTTGTTTATTTGGCCAGGTTCAAAGCCAGGAAATTCTGAAGCACAATCATGTTTCAGGGATAGTTGGTTATACTTATTTTTTTAACCAGTCAGGCGCACTCAGGGAGGAACATTTTGACGTTGATTCTTCTGGAAGGATTGTTGGCACTTTTGTTTATGATGACTCAACATCTCAGAGACATTATACCTACACCCTGGAGTATGACACCAACAAACACTACTTTAGAGAAAGTCATTTTTGGAGCAATGGAGAACCTATTTATGAAATCACGAAAATACTGCATTCCGATTCTATTGAACTTTTCTACATGGAAGGAGATTCCCTGAGCAGAGAAGTCCACTATATTCCAAACAAGGAAAAAAAGTGGATTAAAGTCTTCGCAGATAACGACTTGATCAGAAAGTATAAATTTCGACACCATAAAGAAATCTCTATTGATTTACGTTCTAATATAAAATCGATTACTCGTTATAAAAAAGATGAATTTGATCAAATTGTTGAGGTCAGCTATTTCGAAAAGTATCATTGCAAAAAACACCTCATCTCCAAAGAGGAAATTGTTTACACCGAAAATGGACTTTACTTGGAAAAGCGCAATTATATCGGTGATTCATTATACTCAAACACCCTATATGAATACACTTTCAGATAATGTCTGTGACTGAATGCGACTCGTATGGTTTTTAGATATCTTTACCTTCAAAAGCGGTTGCGAACGTTCGAAAAACTAAATCATGAAGGACAAAACACTTATCATTGGAGCCAGCAACAATCCGAACAGGTACAGCTATAAAGCGGCCTTTTCCTTGCAATATAATGGATACGAGTTCATCCCATTTGGAGTGAAACGTGGAGATGTGATTGGTAGAAAAATCCATAACGAGTGGAAAGAAGATTGGAAAGATGAAGTAGACACGGTTACAATGTATATCAACCCTTCTCTGCAGGAACAATACTATGATCGGATCATTAAGTTGTCTCCCAGAAGAGTCATCTTTAACCCTGGAACAGAAAATGTAGACTTCGAGATGCGTCTAAAAGAAAATGGAATCGATTATGAGAATGCCTGCACCTTAGTACTGCTAAACACTAGTCAATACTAGATTTTAATAATGTTACACCAACAATTCCTGCTGTTTCTGTTCGTAAACGGTGCTTCCCCAAGTTAACACGTGTAAAATCATTTTGCTCACATTGTTTTACCTCATCAGACGTAAAATCACCCTCTGGACCTATTAACAACAACTTATTCTCTTGTAGTGATGAATAATTCAAGATACTCTCCTCTGGTAAATCCTCGCAATAGGCAATCAACTTTTTAAACCCATTCCAGTTCTCTTGTAAAAGTTCTTCAAGCTTCATGGGTTCATAGATTGATGGCATCCAAACTCTTTTAGACTGTTTCATTGCGGAAAGAATCACTTTGCGCCAGCGATCAAGGTTCACTTTTGTGCGCTCACTATTTTTAGTCAACAGAGGTATAACACCGTCCAACCCAATTTCTGTAGCCTTTTCAAGAAAGAACTCAATTCTATCGTTAGATTTGGTAGGCGAAATAGCGATGTAAACTTTTGCAGAAACTTCTTCGCTTTGCTCTACATTCAGCATATTAACAACACATCTTTTGTGGTGTGCTTCAACAATTTCCCCAACAGCTCTAGCTCCTTTTCCATTGATCACTATAACGCGATCTCCCACACTGGACCGCATCACTTTGATTGCGTGATTGCTCTCTACCTCTGACAAGGTGATTTGATCCGTAAATATGCCTTCAAAAAAGTACGTATGCATAGCAACAAAAAAGGCCGGAATAAACCGACCTTTCAAATGTAAAAATTTTTGTCTTATCTCAGTTTATTCAACAACTCTTCACACTTTTTGTAGCAAAGTTTCGCGTCTTCATAATCCTGAGGAAGTTTCATCGCTTTCTCAACATACTTTTTAGCATATTCTTCATTATCCATTTCGTAGTAAGTCATCGCTAACTCATATACATGTAGCATATACCATGGTTCGATCTCGATTGCTTTTTGAAACATTTTCAAAGCATCTGCATAGGTTCCTCCTTTTGGAGTTCCTCCGAAAAATGTATTCACCATTGCTTTTTCCATGTT
This genomic interval carries:
- a CDS encoding CoA-binding protein: MKDKTLIIGASNNPNRYSYKAAFSLQYNGYEFIPFGVKRGDVIGRKIHNEWKEDWKDEVDTVTMYINPSLQEQYYDRIIKLSPRRVIFNPGTENVDFEMRLKENGIDYENACTLVLLNTSQY
- a CDS encoding paraquat-inducible protein A, with product MKLDKLWIAAILNIIFLASSFILAKEVVDKGQAYDSLMHEHVKILGFKDRLLNQDEWVLLISGKVITSVKDTVWLEKKKTSELKLRAAQENYEQALEMSKFIWYAAAGLLLLTIFIYAGGKKLFHAIGASFTSMSLVFLYIGVFAPLLQIHAYDEDLKVPIVIKFDEMAAWADKKINDSANWLEDLSSDYLGYDFDIPEYNALSFLIDGYQYDHSVVFEGRTYYYFQSKSIDSIIRLLYKDNNRLIANIILAFSVIIPLFKLLFTILLLYWEKARKNKTITIILTLIGKWSMADVFVTGVFVAYFSFHSMHMGQIETESSVLLGFYFFLSYAIISILASIMLWIAAGKEMQLKLYEAV
- a CDS encoding RsmE family RNA methyltransferase produces the protein MKGRFIPAFFVAMHTYFFEGIFTDQITLSEVESNHAIKVMRSSVGDRVIVINGKGARAVGEIVEAHHKRCVVNMLNVEQSEEVSAKVYIAISPTKSNDRIEFFLEKATEIGLDGVIPLLTKNSERTKVNLDRWRKVILSAMKQSKRVWMPSIYEPMKLEELLQENWNGFKKLIAYCEDLPEESILNYSSLQENKLLLIGPEGDFTSDEVKQCEQNDFTRVNLGKHRLRTETAGIVGVTLLKSSID